Proteins from one Cryptomeria japonica chromosome 4, Sugi_1.0, whole genome shotgun sequence genomic window:
- the LOC131074684 gene encoding flowering time control protein FCA isoform X2, producing the protein MEASSAITTTDQGNVIPPQSLSQNGSENGNANANANGTIVGPPSNNNANMNGTPIVGQKRDVNGFPVNSNPPKITQDDIARSASDGSFVKLFVGYVPKTITEDEVRHVFAEHGNLLEVALVKDKTSGQQKGCCFVKYATIEEADRAIKALHNICILPGGTFPVQVRYADGELDRLGTMEHKLFVGSLNKQATEKEIEEIFARYGQVESIYLMKDELKKNRGSAFVKYVSREMAMAAIHALNGTYVMEGCNYPLTVRIAEPKRRRVASNGPYPVSQGYGFNPGPHGQTGLRPPPGAGWDARERLRTNWQPMAAGARVTSNTVMRPYGNSIMPRGGPNEVVPPMVGPIRGQVNDPIHGQMHAPSQVTAPYHQGFNPASIQQQTQAYGQQQPQTQQQPHMQQQLQPPAQLQTQSYGQQLPHMQQQLQVPMQMQQAPQSQSLPNLQPQNIPQSSQNGQLQQLMPHLSVSKPQGQQQDALPPQWAQTNVPQYTFPVLSSQNLQPMSQSQPVQLQSPAVKANFQSQQYSFGQPHPSLQQQQQSLFEQHQQQLMTSTQTLQTQQGQAQQQPWAYVGHPNANPTLNPIKPLAVAQPTTIINTVAEEKTSHPTPEPCNWTEYTSPEGHKYYYNSVTGESKWEKPVELITLEKHQMQFLTQGHQPQSHSQVLPQLQHSQVQQTINSMQPSMQVQQTQSHSHVPHQQIQHPTIPVHPQTQVPKLQSQPQTLPHQLQQTRVHQPAMAMQAHKVQLG; encoded by the exons ATGGAAGCTTCTTCTGCAATCACCACTACAGATCAGGGCAATGTTATTCCGCCTCAAAGCCTTTCTCAGAATGGAAGTGAAAAtggaaatgcaaatgcaaatgcaaatgggaCAATAGTAGGGCCTCCAAGTAATAACAATGCAAATATGAATGGTACTCCAATAGTTGGGCAGAAGCGGGATGTTAATGGGTTTCCTGTTAATTCCAACCCGCCTAAAATTACCCAAG ATGACATTGCTCGTTCTGCCAGTGATGGAAGCTTTGTTAAGCTTTTTGTGGGTTATGTCCCAAAAACCATAACTGAAGATGAG GTACGCCATGTATTTGCTGAACATGGGAATTTACTTGAAGTTGCTTTGGTAAAAGATAAGACAAGTGGTCAGCAAAAAG GTTGCTGTTTTGTTAAGTATGCCACTATTGAGGAAGCTGACAGAGCCATAAAAGCTCTTCACAACATATGCATATTACCTGGG GGAACGTTTCCTGTGCAAGTAAGATATGCTGATGGGGAGCTTGATCGTCTTG GTACAATGGAGCATAAGTTGTTTGTTGGTTCTCTTAATAAACAAGCTACTGAGAAGGAAATTGAAGAG ATTTTTGCACGATATGGACAAGTGGAAAGTATTTATCTTATGAAAGATGAGCTAAAGAAGAATAGAG GTTCTGCATTTGTCAAGTATGTTTCAAGAGAAATGGCAATGGCAGCCATTCATGCTTTGAATGGAACTTATGTGATGGAG GGTTGCAATTACCCATTGACAGTAAGAATTGCTGAGCCTAAAAGACGTAGAGTTGCATCAAATGGTCCTTATCCTGTATCACAAGGGTATGGCTTCAACCCTGGACCGCATGGACAAACAGGGCTTAG ACCTCCACCTGGTGCTGGATGGGATGCAAGAGAACGTCTGCGGACAAATTGGCAGCCCATGGCTGCTGGAGCCAGGGTGACATCAAATACTGTTATGCGTCCTTATGGAAACTCAATAATGCCCAGAGGAGGCCCTAATGAGGTTGTTCCACCAATG GTTGGACCAATAAGAGGACAAGTGAATGATCCTATTCATGGACAAATGCATGCCCCGTCACAGGTGACAGCTCCTTACCATCAG GGCTTCAATCCAGCTTCCATCCAGCAGCAAACTCAGGCTTATGGTCAGCAACAGCCTCAAACGCAGCAACAGCCTCACATGCAGCAACAGCTACAACCACCTGCCCAGCTGCAAACTCAGTCATATGGTCAGCAGCTTCCTCACATGCAACAGCAATTGCAAGTCCCTATGCAAATGCAGCAAGCTCCTCAATCGCAATCGTTACCAAACTTGCAACCACAAAATATTCCACAATCTTCACAAAATGGGCAGTTGCAACAATTGATGCCACATTTGTCAGTTTCTAAGCCTCAAGGTCAACAACAAGATGCTTTGCCGCCGCAATGGGCACAAACTAATGTACCACAATACACCTTTCCTGTGCTTTCTTCACAGAACCTGCAGCCAATGTCTCAGTCACAGCCAGTTCAACTTCAGTCACCGGCTGTTAAAGCCAATTTCCAATCACAACAGTATTCCTTTGGGCAACCACATCCCTCGTTGCAGCAGCAACAACAATCCCTGTTTGAACAGCATCAACAACAGCTCATGACCTCAACACAAACTCTGCAAACTCAACAAGGCCAAGCTCAACAACAG CCTTGGGCTTATGTGGGACATCCTAATGCAAATCCAACCCTTAATCCAATTAAGCCCCTCGCAGTCGCCCAACCAACAACTATTATAAATACTGTTGCTGAAGAGAAGACTTCACATCCTACTCCTGAACCATGTAATTGGACTGAATACACATCTCCAGAGGGTCACAAGTATTATTATAACAGTGTTACTGGAGAAAGCAAG TGGGAGAAACCTGTGGAATTGATCACCCTTGAAAAGCATCAGATGCAGTTTCTAACACAAGGGCATCAGCCACAATCCCATTCTCAAGTTCTTCCGCAGCTTCAACACTCACAAGTCCAGCAAACAATAAATTCAATGCAG CCATCAATGCAAGTACAGCAAACACAATCCCATTCTCATGTTCCACACCAACAGATTCAACATCCTACAATTCCAGTGCAT CCGCAGACACAAGTACCCAAGCTACAATCTCAACCTCAAACTCTGCCCCATCAACTTCAACAAACCCGAGTCCATCAACCAGCAATGGCTATGCAG GCACACAAGGTCCAACTGGGATGA
- the LOC131074684 gene encoding flowering time control protein FCA isoform X1 encodes MEASSAITTTDQGNVIPPQSLSQNGSENGNANANANGTIVGPPSNNNANMNGTPIVGQKRDVNGFPVNSNPPKITQDDIARSASDGSFVKLFVGYVPKTITEDEVRHVFAEHGNLLEVALVKDKTSGQQKGCCFVKYATIEEADRAIKALHNICILPGGTFPVQVRYADGELDRLGTMEHKLFVGSLNKQATEKEIEEIFARYGQVESIYLMKDELKKNRGSAFVKYVSREMAMAAIHALNGTYVMEGCNYPLTVRIAEPKRRRVASNGPYPVSQGYGFNPGPHGQTGLRPPPGAGWDARERLRTNWQPMAAGARVTSNTVMRPYGNSIMPRGGPNEVVPPMVGPIRGQVNDPIHGQMHAPSQVTAPYHQGFNPASIQQQTQAYGQQQPQTQQQPHMQQQLQPPAQLQTQSYGQQLPHMQQQLQVPMQMQQAPQSQSLPNLQPQNIPQSSQNGQLQQLMPHLSVSKPQGQQQDALPPQWAQTNVPQYTFPVLSSQNLQPMSQSQPVQLQSPAVKANFQSQQYSFGQPHPSLQQQQQSLFEQHQQQLMTSTQTLQTQQGQAQQQPWAYVGHPNANPTLNPIKPLAVAQPTTIINTVAEEKTSHPTPEPCNWTEYTSPEGHKYYYNSVTGESKWEKPVELITLEKHQMQFLTQGHQPQSHSQVLPQLQHSQVQQTINSMQPSMQVQQTQSHSHVPHQQIQHPTIPVHQPQTQVPKLQSQPQTLPHQLQQTRVHQPAMAMQAHKVQLG; translated from the exons ATGGAAGCTTCTTCTGCAATCACCACTACAGATCAGGGCAATGTTATTCCGCCTCAAAGCCTTTCTCAGAATGGAAGTGAAAAtggaaatgcaaatgcaaatgcaaatgggaCAATAGTAGGGCCTCCAAGTAATAACAATGCAAATATGAATGGTACTCCAATAGTTGGGCAGAAGCGGGATGTTAATGGGTTTCCTGTTAATTCCAACCCGCCTAAAATTACCCAAG ATGACATTGCTCGTTCTGCCAGTGATGGAAGCTTTGTTAAGCTTTTTGTGGGTTATGTCCCAAAAACCATAACTGAAGATGAG GTACGCCATGTATTTGCTGAACATGGGAATTTACTTGAAGTTGCTTTGGTAAAAGATAAGACAAGTGGTCAGCAAAAAG GTTGCTGTTTTGTTAAGTATGCCACTATTGAGGAAGCTGACAGAGCCATAAAAGCTCTTCACAACATATGCATATTACCTGGG GGAACGTTTCCTGTGCAAGTAAGATATGCTGATGGGGAGCTTGATCGTCTTG GTACAATGGAGCATAAGTTGTTTGTTGGTTCTCTTAATAAACAAGCTACTGAGAAGGAAATTGAAGAG ATTTTTGCACGATATGGACAAGTGGAAAGTATTTATCTTATGAAAGATGAGCTAAAGAAGAATAGAG GTTCTGCATTTGTCAAGTATGTTTCAAGAGAAATGGCAATGGCAGCCATTCATGCTTTGAATGGAACTTATGTGATGGAG GGTTGCAATTACCCATTGACAGTAAGAATTGCTGAGCCTAAAAGACGTAGAGTTGCATCAAATGGTCCTTATCCTGTATCACAAGGGTATGGCTTCAACCCTGGACCGCATGGACAAACAGGGCTTAG ACCTCCACCTGGTGCTGGATGGGATGCAAGAGAACGTCTGCGGACAAATTGGCAGCCCATGGCTGCTGGAGCCAGGGTGACATCAAATACTGTTATGCGTCCTTATGGAAACTCAATAATGCCCAGAGGAGGCCCTAATGAGGTTGTTCCACCAATG GTTGGACCAATAAGAGGACAAGTGAATGATCCTATTCATGGACAAATGCATGCCCCGTCACAGGTGACAGCTCCTTACCATCAG GGCTTCAATCCAGCTTCCATCCAGCAGCAAACTCAGGCTTATGGTCAGCAACAGCCTCAAACGCAGCAACAGCCTCACATGCAGCAACAGCTACAACCACCTGCCCAGCTGCAAACTCAGTCATATGGTCAGCAGCTTCCTCACATGCAACAGCAATTGCAAGTCCCTATGCAAATGCAGCAAGCTCCTCAATCGCAATCGTTACCAAACTTGCAACCACAAAATATTCCACAATCTTCACAAAATGGGCAGTTGCAACAATTGATGCCACATTTGTCAGTTTCTAAGCCTCAAGGTCAACAACAAGATGCTTTGCCGCCGCAATGGGCACAAACTAATGTACCACAATACACCTTTCCTGTGCTTTCTTCACAGAACCTGCAGCCAATGTCTCAGTCACAGCCAGTTCAACTTCAGTCACCGGCTGTTAAAGCCAATTTCCAATCACAACAGTATTCCTTTGGGCAACCACATCCCTCGTTGCAGCAGCAACAACAATCCCTGTTTGAACAGCATCAACAACAGCTCATGACCTCAACACAAACTCTGCAAACTCAACAAGGCCAAGCTCAACAACAG CCTTGGGCTTATGTGGGACATCCTAATGCAAATCCAACCCTTAATCCAATTAAGCCCCTCGCAGTCGCCCAACCAACAACTATTATAAATACTGTTGCTGAAGAGAAGACTTCACATCCTACTCCTGAACCATGTAATTGGACTGAATACACATCTCCAGAGGGTCACAAGTATTATTATAACAGTGTTACTGGAGAAAGCAAG TGGGAGAAACCTGTGGAATTGATCACCCTTGAAAAGCATCAGATGCAGTTTCTAACACAAGGGCATCAGCCACAATCCCATTCTCAAGTTCTTCCGCAGCTTCAACACTCACAAGTCCAGCAAACAATAAATTCAATGCAG CCATCAATGCAAGTACAGCAAACACAATCCCATTCTCATGTTCCACACCAACAGATTCAACATCCTACAATTCCAGTGCAT cAGCCGCAGACACAAGTACCCAAGCTACAATCTCAACCTCAAACTCTGCCCCATCAACTTCAACAAACCCGAGTCCATCAACCAGCAATGGCTATGCAG GCACACAAGGTCCAACTGGGATGA